In Prevotella sp. oral taxon 475, one DNA window encodes the following:
- a CDS encoding TonB-dependent receptor, translating into MKKILLAWVVFVTTSLNALAQHTIEGTVVDDTRTPLLGVTVMEENTSNGTVTNQDGHFSLSVSGQKAVLVFSSIGMKAVHQQVGKAKSMYIVLEPDAKDLGQVVVIGYGSMLKKDLTGSVGSIDMQDLRKSNSASLLNSMAGKVAGVNVTASSGELGGDVNVVIRGNNSINAGTQPLYVIDGTLIDVNNGEVATSSISGRATFNPLAGLNPADIESVQVLKDASATAIYGSAGANGVIVITTKKGQYNKTEVNFDARFGLSKATKHVEMLQGQEFADYRFSRFPNSLEWGVDTNGDGKPDRARIFGKEFEDNTSHDWQRELLHTGFSQNYNLSINGSSKSNSLLYSLSGEYLKQNAIARNNSFTRYTGRFKVEYAPTDKLRIGGNATIARTELYGPVSMGGGLQYNGWLEAMFVYKPFNFKVDPGDPDNGNVSNPAQTLFDSYKKTPLTRILANGFVQYKPLSGLTLRTDLNTGLTFSKSEEWYPSSTSWGYARNGLANVLETTTEQWQSTTTATYVKSFSGHSLTAMLGFETSSYVWANLNVTAENFPVQTYNPVFDLQQGGAAMRKPSTNKYRQTRMSEFGRLFYSFKDRYLTTVTLRRDGSSKFGADNKYATFPSIALAWKAHNESFLKGVKTIDELKLRLSAGVSGNDRITPYRSLQRLDNTYYLNLNDAAILGLAPSERANPNLKWESTAQYDLGLDVSLLKHRLSLAFDIYYKRTSDMLLQGDVPGQSGSYKQWQNIGEVENKGVELSINSLNINARNFKWRTTFNISTNRNKILSLGKVSTIPVNINDGTINEVSRLKVGSPIGGAWGYVWDGVYQKEDFDDHGNLKPGVVSIKGIKVKPGDLKYKSLNGDNEVDPVNDKTFISRGEPKFFGGLLNSFEYKNFSLSFFFNYSYGNEVLNISRWKFEGYSAHYNVAAEYYHNRWTETNPTNRYPAINSPRKNDVSSYYVEDASFLRLQNLTFAYSLPQSLLKPLKITACQLSFSADNLFVLTKYTGFDPEVSYHNKLITGLDNVTYPRSRSFAFGININF; encoded by the coding sequence ATGAAAAAAATTCTTTTAGCATGGGTAGTATTCGTTACTACTAGTTTAAACGCACTTGCCCAACACACGATTGAGGGTACAGTGGTAGACGACACGCGAACACCTTTACTGGGTGTAACCGTGATGGAAGAGAACACATCCAACGGAACTGTCACCAACCAGGATGGCCATTTCAGCCTTTCGGTATCAGGACAGAAGGCCGTACTGGTGTTCTCGAGTATTGGAATGAAGGCCGTTCACCAACAGGTGGGCAAGGCCAAAAGCATGTACATCGTGTTAGAACCCGATGCTAAAGACCTAGGACAGGTGGTGGTTATCGGCTATGGCTCGATGTTGAAGAAAGATCTAACAGGCTCTGTGGGGTCGATAGACATGCAAGACCTGCGCAAATCTAATTCGGCATCGTTGCTTAACTCGATGGCGGGTAAGGTAGCAGGTGTTAACGTAACGGCTTCGTCGGGCGAATTGGGTGGTGATGTAAACGTGGTTATCCGCGGAAACAACTCCATCAATGCCGGAACGCAACCGCTTTATGTGATAGACGGCACATTGATCGACGTGAACAACGGCGAAGTGGCAACCTCCTCCATATCGGGTCGCGCCACATTTAACCCACTTGCAGGCCTCAATCCAGCCGACATCGAGTCTGTTCAAGTGCTTAAAGACGCGTCGGCTACGGCCATTTATGGTTCGGCAGGAGCAAACGGAGTAATCGTTATCACCACGAAGAAAGGGCAATATAATAAGACCGAGGTGAATTTCGATGCACGTTTTGGTCTTAGCAAGGCCACAAAACACGTTGAGATGCTGCAAGGACAAGAGTTTGCCGACTATCGTTTCTCGCGCTTCCCCAATAGTCTTGAATGGGGAGTGGACACCAATGGCGACGGCAAACCCGACCGCGCACGCATCTTTGGAAAGGAATTTGAAGACAATACCTCGCACGATTGGCAACGCGAGCTCCTGCATACGGGCTTCTCACAGAACTACAACCTCAGCATTAACGGCAGCAGTAAGTCCAACTCGTTGCTTTATTCGCTCAGTGGAGAATACCTTAAACAGAACGCCATTGCCCGCAACAACAGCTTCACGCGCTATACGGGACGCTTTAAGGTGGAATACGCTCCTACCGACAAGCTACGCATAGGCGGAAACGCTACCATTGCTCGCACCGAACTCTATGGCCCGGTGAGCATGGGAGGCGGACTCCAATACAATGGCTGGTTGGAAGCGATGTTCGTTTACAAGCCCTTCAACTTTAAAGTAGATCCAGGCGATCCCGATAATGGCAACGTCTCAAACCCTGCACAAACACTATTCGACTCGTACAAGAAAACGCCTCTCACGCGCATCCTTGCCAATGGTTTTGTGCAATATAAACCTTTGTCAGGCCTTACTCTACGTACAGATCTCAATACAGGTCTAACCTTCTCTAAATCAGAAGAGTGGTACCCTTCAAGCACATCGTGGGGATATGCCCGCAACGGACTGGCCAACGTGTTGGAAACAACCACCGAGCAGTGGCAAAGCACCACGACAGCCACCTATGTTAAGAGTTTTTCCGGACACAGTCTAACAGCCATGCTGGGCTTTGAAACCAGCAGTTATGTGTGGGCCAACCTGAACGTAACGGCCGAGAATTTCCCTGTGCAAACCTACAATCCCGTGTTCGACTTGCAGCAAGGAGGTGCCGCTATGCGCAAACCCTCTACCAACAAGTATCGTCAAACGCGTATGTCGGAGTTTGGTCGATTATTCTATTCGTTTAAAGATCGCTACCTCACCACCGTCACTCTGCGTCGCGATGGATCGTCGAAGTTCGGTGCCGACAACAAGTACGCCACTTTCCCATCGATAGCCTTGGCCTGGAAAGCCCACAACGAGTCATTCCTTAAAGGTGTGAAGACCATCGACGAGTTGAAGCTTCGCCTCAGCGCGGGTGTTTCGGGCAACGACCGCATCACGCCCTATCGCTCCCTTCAACGATTAGACAACACCTACTATCTCAACCTGAACGATGCCGCCATTCTGGGATTGGCTCCTTCCGAACGAGCCAACCCCAACCTGAAATGGGAATCTACCGCCCAATACGACCTGGGATTGGACGTAAGTCTGTTGAAACATCGTCTCAGTTTGGCATTCGACATCTATTATAAGCGCACCTCCGACATGTTGCTCCAAGGCGACGTACCCGGTCAAAGCGGGTCTTACAAGCAGTGGCAGAACATCGGCGAGGTGGAAAACAAAGGCGTGGAGCTCTCCATCAATTCACTCAACATCAACGCCCGCAACTTTAAATGGCGCACCACCTTTAACATCAGCACCAACCGCAACAAGATACTTTCGCTTGGCAAAGTGTCGACCATACCCGTGAACATCAACGACGGCACCATCAACGAAGTGTCGCGACTGAAGGTAGGTTCACCCATTGGAGGCGCATGGGGCTATGTTTGGGATGGTGTTTACCAAAAAGAAGACTTCGACGATCATGGCAACCTCAAGCCCGGTGTGGTGAGCATCAAAGGCATCAAGGTGAAACCTGGCGACTTGAAATACAAAAGTCTGAACGGCGACAACGAAGTGGACCCCGTCAACGACAAGACTTTCATCTCGCGCGGCGAGCCTAAGTTCTTTGGCGGACTGCTCAACAGCTTCGAATATAAGAACTTCTCGCTCTCATTCTTCTTCAATTACAGCTATGGCAACGAGGTGCTCAACATCTCCCGTTGGAAATTCGAAGGCTATTCGGCTCACTACAACGTGGCGGCCGAATACTACCACAACCGCTGGACCGAGACGAACCCTACCAATCGCTATCCCGCCATCAACTCGCCGAGAAAGAACGACGTGTCGTCTTACTACGTTGAAGATGCTTCTTTCTTGCGCTTACAAAACCTTACCTTTGCTTACAGCTTACCTCAAAGCCTGCTGAAGCCCCTAAAAATAACGGCTTGCCAGCTCTCGTTCTCAGCCGATAACCTGTTTGTGCTGACCAAATACACCGGTTTCGACCCCGAAGTGTCTTACCACAACAAGCTCATCACAGGCTTAGACAACGTTACCTATCCTCGTAGTCGTTCGTTCGCATTCGGTATTAACATCAACTTCTAA
- a CDS encoding RagB/SusD family nutrient uptake outer membrane protein, whose translation MNTKIMAVCLSLTLLCSCGDFLDEKVYSFAEGNTLFANASNTEKALTGAYDALNANAIQNQAPHALFSRNIHLLTQLGCDEMIGRTDFIGIADIKPFCNYTYNSESRFLADAWFALYAGIYRANGVIENAPNVADMSEARRKEVVLEARFLRGFYYTYLAWFWGGVPLQKSVNDSELTPRSSLKDVYELIINDLKSAYEGLPERNTYDSRANKYTAAAMLAKVYLYLAACKENNVGADLDFPLNSFDWVDSPALYAEAKTLCADIYAHGKYILNPEYAYNFIADRPVLKAEQAKEAIMVATFGKEAPKYFVFAHLTGTVGNITQDGGGAGWFPAMGELISLYSKTDVRYKQNIGGANTKNKVNILGVEYYVPSGLYQAGTNTFLTKFRQSSPAARLAAGIPAASSVLNFPIIRFADILLMYAEATYKTGDEAGARKLLEPIRLRAAGNNASVAANLATAYHKGNFMDELKDERSRELCAEGWRRMDLIRWGRLQSVVQSLKTSNEGNVKPNVFHYNTKHAQAVKDNFQSYKIWYPIPKRDREANANLVQNPGWE comes from the coding sequence ATGAATACTAAGATAATGGCAGTATGCCTGTCGCTCACGCTGCTGTGCAGCTGCGGCGATTTCCTTGACGAGAAAGTATATTCGTTTGCCGAGGGCAACACGCTCTTTGCCAACGCCAGCAACACCGAGAAAGCATTGACGGGTGCTTACGATGCGCTGAACGCCAATGCCATACAAAACCAGGCACCGCACGCCCTGTTCTCGCGCAACATCCACTTACTGACACAACTGGGATGCGACGAAATGATTGGTCGAACCGACTTTATCGGCATTGCAGATATTAAGCCCTTCTGCAACTATACGTACAATTCAGAGTCGCGTTTCCTGGCCGATGCATGGTTTGCGCTTTACGCTGGCATATACAGAGCCAACGGTGTGATAGAGAATGCACCCAACGTGGCAGACATGAGTGAAGCTCGCCGCAAAGAGGTTGTGTTGGAAGCACGTTTCCTTCGCGGATTCTACTACACCTACTTGGCATGGTTCTGGGGCGGTGTTCCTTTGCAAAAGTCGGTGAACGACAGCGAATTGACACCCCGCTCGAGTTTAAAAGACGTGTATGAACTTATCATCAACGACTTAAAGAGCGCTTACGAGGGATTGCCCGAACGCAACACATACGACTCGCGCGCCAACAAATACACTGCCGCTGCTATGCTGGCCAAAGTGTATCTCTATTTAGCGGCCTGCAAAGAGAACAACGTTGGGGCCGACCTCGACTTCCCGCTCAACTCCTTCGACTGGGTGGACAGTCCCGCGCTGTATGCAGAAGCCAAGACGCTTTGTGCCGACATCTACGCACATGGCAAGTATATCCTGAACCCTGAATATGCCTATAACTTCATTGCCGACCGTCCCGTGCTGAAAGCCGAGCAGGCTAAAGAGGCCATCATGGTGGCTACCTTCGGCAAGGAAGCACCCAAGTATTTCGTGTTTGCCCACCTTACGGGCACCGTGGGCAACATCACACAAGACGGTGGCGGTGCAGGTTGGTTCCCCGCTATGGGCGAACTAATAAGCCTTTACAGCAAAACGGATGTGCGCTACAAGCAAAACATAGGCGGAGCAAACACCAAAAACAAGGTAAACATCTTGGGCGTAGAATATTATGTGCCGTCGGGTCTTTACCAAGCCGGCACCAACACCTTCCTCACGAAGTTCCGACAGAGTTCGCCCGCCGCGCGTTTGGCCGCCGGCATACCTGCGGCATCGAGCGTACTCAACTTCCCCATCATCCGTTTTGCCGACATTTTATTAATGTATGCCGAGGCAACCTACAAGACTGGCGATGAAGCCGGAGCCCGAAAACTGCTCGAACCCATCCGTCTACGTGCCGCCGGCAACAACGCTTCGGTGGCAGCAAACTTGGCAACGGCCTACCACAAAGGCAACTTCATGGACGAATTGAAGGACGAACGCTCGCGTGAACTGTGCGCCGAAGGCTGGCGAAGAATGGACCTTATTCGTTGGGGACGCCTGCAAAGCGTGGTGCAAAGCCTCAAAACCAGCAATGAAGGCAATGTGAAACCTAATGTATTTCACTACAACACCAAGCACGCACAAGCCGTTAAAGACAACTTCCAAAGCTATAAGATATGGTATCCCATACCCAAACGCGACAGGGAGGCCAATGCCAATCTGGTGCAAAACCCCGGATGGGAATAG